The genomic stretch GTCTCACGTTGATAGACGGAGTTTAAGTCGAGGAAGGtaatgaagatttgaatgaagagTATGTTTGGTGTTGTTAAGAGGAGGGAAGACTAGAGGGAAAGGGAATTTGAAGAGAGTGAAACGCGTCGTTTTATGTGGGAAATGGTGGGCGGGAGTGGGGATATTGGGATTGGAGAGATTAGCTTGGTACAGCTGGGAATGGGGTTTGAACCGAACTTTCCGACCTCAACACATGGGGTGTGTTTGTGTTTTAGATATGGATTTCTTCTTTTCTACTCAATTATTTTGTTCTATTTTGTGTTCATCTCTTTGTTAGAAGAATGTTTACTCTTtcttttttaattaatttagattttCAATTATTTGTTTGGAGATATTGTGTTATGGAAGTTAGTTCAGATCAGGTCATGTTTTTTCGGCTGAAAAAAGCTGAGTTAAACTGAATTAAACTTAATAGAGTTAAACTGAACTTAACTTGAtgaagctgaattgaactgaagtaAGATTTAATTTATGAAGATATGAGTTAATTGAACTAACTGAACTAAAATGagttgaaattaagtccaaaaaaacAGGGTCAAAGTCTTAGGAGATGGTCTTTCAATAAGTTATTAAGAGACTATATTTCCGCATCATTTTTGAGTATCTTTGTACCCCTTTTATTGTTAAGAGTGATTTAAAATGACTTTTTCCATTTGGTACCtgttatcataaaaaaaaaaaaaaaaaaaaatttacccaTTTTAATGCAGTTAGTAGCCATTTATATTAGTACCACCATTTTATGTTATATGTACGGATGTACCCATTTTATGACTTTTAATACTATGTTTACAAAAATTAATACTCAACATTTACGAATATCAATGCATTAGTTTAGGTCTGGATTGGTCAAGTTATTTCAAGTTTGAATCATTTTCGAATATATTATTATAAGTTAATTTAGGGACAATTGTCCTTGTAGTACAATACAAAACATTTGAGTTATGTCATATTATGTTAGGTCAAAATTTGGGTTAAGTGTCAAGTTTGAATCCTCAATTCGAGTGAAATTGGATATGGGTAAGGTCAGTGGATACTCAGAGGTGATCAATTTTGTCGCATCTAATTGAGAGAGGGTAAATTCGTCTCATAAAAGAATTTATTAAACATTGTTTACTTGTGGCCCTCTATTATCCGACTTTTCGATACAGGTGTCGTGTCTGAAACGTGTCAAGTGTTAGATACGACTATTTTATGTGAATTTTTTAACTTTTTAGTCTAAAGTGAAGTGTCAGAGTGTGGGTATTGTATCGTGTCGAAGTAATATAAGTGTGAACTAGTTGAACAACATAAATGCGTAGGACTAATTCTTGTTTTTCGTTTGACTCTCCAGGAAATGCAAAGCTCCCAAAACTTTGACAAGCCAAAGAAGCAAAAATGACCACTACGGTTGCACACTACTTGCACTTCATTTTATGAATACTCCTATATTGTCATCTACTCAAATTCCAATGAATACGTTATCCACTCTCTTAAATTGACTCGGAGACTTGCAAGGTGTAACTACCTGCCTTTCTTCCCATAAAATGCGTGTTTGATACTTTGATTAAAACTTCTTTTTGTTACCTATGGTAGTATTTGACCCAAAACGAATACTTCGTTTTAAGTATTTAAGTAAAACTTACTGTTGTTATTGATGTACTACTAATCTTCTTACCCGTACCTTCTAATTTGATTATCTTATTTAAGCAAGAGATAAACATAACAATTAAAGACTAAGCAAAGTTTTAATTTCCTAGTTAAAATTATTCTTACTCGTACCTTCTAATATGATTATCTTATTTTTGACGATAATTCCAACAAGATTggaatttttttcaaaaatggGTTTTAATAACAAACAATTTAACGAAATAGGGTAACTttgaaactaattaccaaaaatgggtccacgtaggctcggttttGCCGATGGTAGGTTCAGGATTAAGGTCGCTCAGCGGGAGAGCGACTTGAAGGAAAAACGCTCAGCGGCTGGGCGacttggccaaaaaaaaaaaaaaaaaaaaaaaaaaagagaagaagaaaaaaaaaaagacaagtgAATTGTAGCTTATGGGAATGGAACACGAAATCTGCTAACACTTCTTTCACACCCCTTACCATAACACCAAGTGTAAAGTGATGTCTTATTAAGGGGATTAAATTTCCATATTTAATACTAACAGCAATAAATGTGTTTTGGGATTTGAATAACTATTACTCAATATTATCTTTAATCACTTCCCTTTAACATATAAACTTTCTTGCATGGATGGTTAGGTAATATTGAATAAGTGTTAGTTTTGTGGAAGGTCATGTGTTCGACTCTCCTTaacagccttttttttttttttttttttttgcaaacacCAAAGTCGCCGTGGGGGTAGGCGATTTGAGCTAAAATCGCTCACTCCCGGAGCGACTTGCCGTTTAAGTACCATACTGAGGTTTGGGTGGACATTAAGTGACACTTTGGGTAAGGTCGTTGAGCGGGAGAGCGACTTGAATCCGAGCCTAACTTCgatgatgacgtggacccattttgggtaaataCTTTGAAACTCAACCTATTTCGTTAATTTGTTTGTGTTTACGccccattttggaaaaacattCACAAGATTGCGAAGCAAAGAGTATTCAACTACCTCCAATTAGGGCTGTTCATTCAGTGGTCGGACCAAAGACCAAACCGGATCGGACCAATTGGTCCGGACCAGACCGGAccgaattttgtttggtccggtcCACAGTCCACCTATTTGCTctactttggtcttcggtccggtcctggaccaaaccgaatagaccgcggaccggaccatggaccgaagttatgtaataaaagaatttttaaatttgtaatattattgattttattatCTACTTTGTTTACTcgtattataagatgtgtaattatgtagttaaatctagtaagaaaataatgttgtttattttgatcattacgaacttctcgagttctagttttatatgctaaaacatgtcaatgacaataatatttggtccatttggtccggtccggttcgGTCCACGTGTTTTTATGGttcagaccggaccggaccggactaATATAATATGGTCCGGTCATCGATCCACCTATTAACCCTTCTTTGCTCTTCGGTCCAGagagtttggtccggtccggtccggtcccggaccaATGAACACCCCTACCTCCAATTGGCCTTAGGTAAATTAAAAGCCAATCAGAGGTAATTGAATACTCTTGCTTCGCAATATTGTTCGAATTAAATTCATCAAAAGTCAAACAtgtttccttttattgcttgcttTGACTTAGTATGTCCTACGTCTTCGAGTAGTTATGAATTCTCTTCTTTGCAAAACAGACGTGATGTTAGACAAAGTATCGTCAAAAACAAGTTAATCATATTAGAAGATAAGAATAATATTAACAAGGGAATTTACGACTTTGCTAAGTCTTTTATCGTTTTGTTCATCTCTTGCATGCATAAATATCAATTCAACGAACATATATTCTGAGAAATTTTTCCAAGATTGTACATTGTTTGAACAAACTTTTAGTTCAAATTTCCAATTAATAAAAAAGATGAACATGTAAAGGTTGGGAAGAAAGGGGAAAAGAAACACTTTAATTTTTCTAGAAGACGGTCTCACAATAACAGTATTGACTACTTACATAAGAGGTGATTATTTACTCTATTTTttggttcgttttttttttcgggggATGACGAGGAAACCCCCAGGCGCTATTTTTGGTGCGCATTGGATATACCCTCAAGTATACGTGATAACCAGCAAATCACTTACACCAGATCAACCACCCTTTTTAAGTCCTGTTCTTTTTtgcttaatttcagctcattttagTTCAGTTTAACTTTATTCAGTTTAATTCTGTTCAGATTCAGTCAGTTCTGTTCATCTCCTCTCTTCACAAAATTAACTCTTATTTTTGTATTCAATTCTCATCAGTTTCATTCAGTTCAACCCAATTTCATTCAAATTCGTCTCGTTTCAATTGAAAAGAACATGCCATTAGACTTTAGAGGATGACGGGCATAGGATAAATAAAATTCCAACCACCAGTGATGATTGGGGGCATAAATCGCGTCATCTATATCGTATTAGCTACTTCAAGAGTTCGAGCCCAAAAGCTCACTGGAGCACACAAAAACAAGGTTGGAAAGCCCAAAAGGCATAATGAAAGCCTAAAGGCTGACAGCCCATTTGTGTTGGAATATATGATCGTGTTCCGTTTTTTAAGGGACATGCTAAATCCCGCACGCCATTTTACTAAATCCCGCAGATTTTTTTGCTTTATTCCAAGTTTACCCCTCTCATTTTCCACCCCAATCAAagaaagacaaatttaaaacaaaaaagaaattaaaaaaattCCAGAACCGATGAACAATCGGACGGAAATGTCTGTGTTTGCAGAATTCAAAGTCATCAATCATGTTGTAATCATGAAAATAATCATAAATCATGTTGTAATTATGAAAATCCATTATGCTTGTGTAGTTAATGCACAAATTCTACGAAGTTAATGCCATGAATTCTACGACCACACGCCTGCCACGAATTCGATAGCCACCCTCCCCTACGCCATCCGACCCCCTACTCCGACCGCCTACTGGACAACCCCACAACCACCCCTTCCACAGCCCAACATTATTTGTAATCTAACATCTATCcaaattccaaaccctaattgtaaaaaatcctctttatttaaaaaaaaaagtcaattaaATCGATTAAAAGATGGGTGTTAGTAAAATTGTTGATAAAACGGAGAGATTACATGCGATATGTGCGAATTACGATCGATAATTGTCTATTATTAACAAATTTGTTAGGTTTTAAGAGAGAGGAGGGAGAGAACTCATTTTAGTTTTTTTTATAAGACGAAGGGTAGTTATGGAATATATGGGAAAAGTGTGTGGGATATAGTAAACtcgtgtgcgggatttagcaattgcGTAAATATACTGATGTAAGACCGGTGAAAAATCACGATTAGTATTTATTTTGTAGAAATTTATTCTATTTAGCTACTTTGGCTCAATTTTTAAATAATAGCTCCATTTGAATTTCTTATTTTAAACACAAATATTTGGTAGAAACATCTATTAGATTATTGAGAGACTATTTTTTTTGTACCTGTTAACTGCTTTCTTAATTTATTTGGGAAGAGATGAAAAGACTCGGGTTTGAAAACGGATGGATTTTTGACGCTATATGACATATTCAGTGACTTGTTAGTTGTTATTGACATGGTGGATAATCGACCTTTATTTGATTTTGAAGAGACGGTGTCATCTATATGACATTTTTTTCATTCTTGATCGTGGTCCAAAATAACTCTTTAATTTTGTACTCCGTATCTATTTTCATAATGAGCGTACTCATTATTTATCGTTAACTATGACTTGTACAATATTTTCTACTTTTTGTGTACTTTAATTGTAAAATAGTCTCAGAAATCAGAATAAACTTATTCTGAGATCATCTTTCAGAAGATATACTCTATATTAATTGTGTCTACGGCATACCTCAAGAGCACGTGATAAATGATTTCATAATAGTTAAGAACCATCCCATATCGTATGATACACCTCATGACCAGTCACACGGCACGAGGGTCTTGATCGCCTTGCTTCACTTAAACCATGATCAGACTTCACTACTTGAGGCTTTGAGGTCTCCTTCATGTGTTCATAAGAATGACAATTGATTACAAAATGAACCGTACATTAATAACATTCAGATGATGGAATCAAACGTACAAGATATTTGCCATCATCAAAATCATTTCAAACGTATAGGCTTTGTTTTGCAATTTATGTCTGTTAGAATATAAAACCGATCCTGGAACTTCAATCATCACCTTaaacttttggttgagatggttcctTGACATTGTATTAGAGCCAGTGTTACTAAAAGGTTACGGACCGGGTATGGGGAGGCCTGCAGTTGCATTCACACTTCAAGCCCAACTGACATTCGTGTGAGGAGGCGTGTTAGAATATATAACCGATTCTGGAACTTcaaccatcagcttaagcttttggttgagatggtttcttgacaaTGTTCATCTCCTGTTCTCGCCACTCTAATCAACTATACAAACTTCCTTTAAAGAGGACAATGTTAGAGCGTCACCGAGTCATACTAAGTCTCGTACCACCCACGCATCTCCTGTGCATTGTTTGTAAATGAGTGATACTAAAATTCAGTACTACCTGGTGACATCGTCTCATTTCCAGTAGACGAAGAAGTGACCAAAGGTTGGAAAGATACGTGGCAATGAAATGAAAAGATAGGCATCTCCATTATTATTTGAATCGTTCGTATAAATTGTCACTAGCTCCACCAGCAACTATCTAGTGGCCCACCATAATTTGGGCACTTACTTACTCTACAATATGTCTTTACGGGtgaggcgaacagacgggtaaagacctctaatgaAATGGGTATGGAGGATAAGGTGAGGCACCCCTCATGTGCTtctcactttatggcaaatgagtattttgtgagggaaaatggtatccgtttatacatatagacggatagtgtccgtctataatgagaatttgttctTACTCTATTCCTTATGATAAAACATCTACATTTCTTTGTGGAAAGCTTTTGTCTACATCTCCAAAACTAGCCTTATTTAGGCCCTTTTGATACCTCCACTTCTGCTCACTCAAAAACCCTCAAAACTAACACATAATTTAGACTTAGGAGAtgaaataatactaataataattattattagtattattattacgataagattagattagattagattagattaaaaGAATGGCAGGATTACGGCTAGTCTTAACATTAGAAGGGCACGAGAAAGGCGTtagtagtaaaagtaacaataatacGATCATTAACAAGGCGACTACAATATTGATGAATAACGTTATGATGATGAACAAACCTCAGGCTACTGCAATCGCAACCGCAACCACGGCTGAGAATTTCCTTGATTGTTGCTTTCTTTGCAGAAGGGAACTTTTGCTTGGCAAAGATGTCTACATGTACAAGTAAGCTTTTCTTCACCAAGATAACTAGGCCTTAAACTTCTAAGACAAAGGACGTGTTGAATGCATTATGTGTGGTTATATGTTTTTTTGATGGTGTAAAAGGAGTTCAAAGGACGATTTTAaaactgtcaaaaaaaaaaaaaaaaaaaggacgctTTTAATGTTGATGGAGTTCGAACCCAGATCATGAATACTCCCACTCATGACTTTATTACCAACTGATTATAAATATGCATTTTTGTTAGTGATGTACTCTTATGCCTCAATGCAATATGCATGGTTCATTCACTACCAGAAATGCGTCACAAATTTTGGTAACAAATGATCAGAACAAAGGGACTAATCTGTTACAAATGACCTAATCGATGGCGAGTGAGATTTGCAGTTTATAGACTATACATTTGAtgtagtacctcttattgtttattttttgagttttattttaaagtttttgggTTCTGCTTTAGTTTTTGAACGCATctactaaaacattacactaaaaaaatataatattgctcaaaaactatatttataaatgataATATGATCAGAAAAAATGTATATATGTTCAAAAACTACAAGGTTtaaggtactacctcagatgtataaTCCTTTTTCTGATTTACCATGGCATTTGTCATTTGAAACTCAAATATCAGTCCGtcttattatagacggacactatccgtctatagctatagacggatagcgtccctctcacaaattaaagtgggtagtgcaagtggatgtatccattttccacccacttgcactacccattttaatttgtgagaggaacactatccgtctataattatagacggataatgtccgtctataatgagaatttgtgctcaaATATATGTTGGTTTTTTTTAACCCTTATAGAACTGTGAACATAACTCTTTTATACTGTACTCTTTTATGTCAAAAGTCTCATAAATGTGAATAATACTCACTCCTTAGTATATAATATAATGGTAATTGTAAAGTTTGCATCCGTCAAAATGGTGATAAAATTagatcaagttttttttttttttgccaagtAAAATTAGATCAAGTGTTATTCGTTCATTAGATTCACTTTTACCTTGAActagacaaaaaggaaaaaaagaaaaaaaaagtattttgtTTTGGTTACTCATTCAAGTTACCTACTTACctctgatcttttttttttttgacaatctaGTTAATGCTACTCTGGGATTATCTTTCTTAAATACGACTTATACGAGTATGACACTTTGACATACGGTTGATACAGATATTTTGTACAAGTAGCATATATAGTGATTATTGTATCTCTCGAAAAATCTTATGGTGCTTAAACATACTCGCGCTGAATTTAAGTAAACGTGTCTAAATAACGTAGGTTACTAAGTTACTATAGTTAATTATTATGAGGATGCATACAAGAACTTCTTTTTCTTGAAAGAAACTTTTTATAAACTATATAGGGGGACCTTTAAGTTATATGATTGGATGatcttattatattaatttatttatttatgctTTTCATTCTATTGGGTTAGTTTGTTCCCTTAAAGACTGTAGTTCACTATCATTCACTATCTTGATTTATTTGTGTCATTTTCTTGACAAAACAAGAATATATAAGAAACATGTGAATATTTAAAGCAACTTGAAAAAGGGATTTTTCATTCATAAAAGGAATTTAATGGTTCTTATCCAATTGTTTGGAAAAGTTGACAACGCATCTTTTACAAATTACAAATAAGTTcactttatactccctccaatccgcACAAAGGATTCTGATTCTTTTTATCACACTGTTTCGGCACACGTTTTGTAACGTCGCATATCTTTTTAATTCACatcattaaaaattataaaaatttgatattcttataagatttatgacgataaatcaaacaagatctcacgtgattatattttgtcttatagattaagaataatatcaaagattcctcTGTGATAATGAATAGTCTTAAAAAAAGACCagaacctttggtctggatgggaggaaGTATTAGTTAAGCACTTATTTATTACTATTAAGTTCACCAACATCTTAGAAGTATATATATACAAGAACTTTTCAGCCGATAAGACGATTTGACATTAATCATTGTCTACAAATCACTACCTACTATCCGAGCTGGACAACCGTGCGGATTGGCCCAGCCCGCTCCCCAATCCGGGCCGATCCCGGGCTCCCTCCTCCCCAGCCCATACCGCCCAAGCCCGCCTCCTTTACTACCCATTTTGCCCAACCAGGCTGGTTTAAGGCCACCATCCACCAACCCGACCCGCTCCAAGCCCCCACACTCAGAGCCCGTAGTGTGGGCTCGGGCTGACCATCCACCACCCGGTCTGCTACCGGCCCGACACGTGTTGAACCGCCCCACAATCCAGCTCTACCTACTACGAAGAAAAGCTAGTTTAACATGTTTTAGATTAGCAAAAAGTATGTCCTCTATCCAAGGAGGATCATATTTAACATTTAATCTTAAAATAGCCCGTCTTAAGAGAGATCAGCTATACTCTCTTAAGACGGGCTATcttaaattaaaacatgttaaataAGATCCTCTTTGGATAGAGGACAGACTTTTAGATAATCCAAAGTATTCTATTTTTGTCTGGTCTATTTTATCTAACTCGTTTTATACTTAAAAAAGATATAACCCGTCTTAAGCAAGAATCTGTTTTCGAGTAATTATTTATCCAAAAGGTCAATATCTCAAAAAAAATTCATAGAACTAGTCATAGATTTTCTATCCCCGCTCCAAGTTcattcattaaataattgtttcTCACCATCTTCATCAAGAATAAATAAAATATGTCTATAAAATTTTCGGAGACAAACACTTTCATGTAAAACTGTAAAGGGTGAaaattttaattatattaattagcTGTAATTCGAGATTAATAAGAGATGATTTATTTGGTTATGACAGAGGTGATAGAGGCTTCTGCAGCACAGAGTGCAGAAGCAAGCAGATACTAATGGACGACGAAAAGAACAGAACAGTGATGTTGAGACGTAGAAGACGACAATTGTTTACTGGGTCTGCTTGCAATGACAAATACAGGAATGCAGATGAATACAAGTACCTCAACACCTCCTGATATAAGTATAACCCCTACGGATTAAATCTATCATTTTCAATTTCCGCCatcactactactactactactgctGCTACTACGACTCCTCTTATTTACATTGAGACCGGCGTAAATGTTAGTACAACGTGGGACAGAGGATTCGAACATGGAGCATAAACTATAATCATGTGGAGTACCTTGTGTTTTGTCTCAATTTGACAAAGTAAGTTTTTCATAGATACGTTGCCGTTTGGCGAGCTAGGCTCGCTCTGAATTATAATCGTGTTGCGTGTGTGATTGATTTACACAAAAATTtgtgtaaaacggttttacaTAAATATATGTAAGGAGTGTTTTACTAGTGATTAAAGAGAATATCGATTTTAGAATTCAGATTGATAATAGTTATGATATGCATAACAATTAGGGTGTGTAGTTTAGAGTGTATATATAATACTCTCAAACATTAATACTTGACAAATTATTAGGAAATTAACTATAATCAGATGCCGCCCTATCGTGTTAATCGTTTGTTTCAAACaactaatcaatcaatcaatcaatcaatcaatcaatcaatcaatcaatactatatattaattccagaaaccaagggacttcaatgtaattaaagaaaattatacaaattaattatactatatagttttaaatcactagcaccgtgtgatggacccgattaagggatctcaatgcaaatattatatagtttgggttaaaattaaattatatagaagcttga from Silene latifolia isolate original U9 population chromosome 2, ASM4854445v1, whole genome shotgun sequence encodes the following:
- the LOC141642347 gene encoding uncharacterized protein LOC141642347; protein product: MAGLRLVLTLEGHEKGVSSKSNNNTIINKATTILMNNVMMMNKPQATAIATATTAENFLDCCFLCRRELLLGKDVYMYKGDRGFCSTECRSKQILMDDEKNRTVMLRRRRRQLFTGSACNDKYRNADEYKYLNTS